TCCAAAATGAAAACTGATtattgaatgaaattaaaacctaaggtaatataaataaagatataCTTCAATTGATGCTGGCTTTGCATGCAAGTATTTAAAGATACAGTGTCACTGTCTTATAGTATTTATATGCTCTTTGTCATCTATAACTTCTTATCATATTTCATTCTTATGATGTAATTATCACATACTTTCACTGCTATTATGTAACTGCAAGTATGTGGACATTActaagagtttgtgtgtgtgtgtgtgtgtgtgtgtgtgtgtgttgagggagCTAGAGATTGTTAAATTAAAAAGTCTCTGTTTTATCATGCCTATTTGTTTGAAGACTTTGGATGAAAATACTTGCTGCTTCACCAAACAAAAGCCAAATGGCATTTGaaacacaaattatttttccctttcattcagGATTCTGAATACACGTGCACAATTGCAGTCAGAATCCTTGGACCGTTCCTGTCAGATATTAGCTAGAGGGAGACTTCTGTGGTTCGTAGAACAAAAACACTATGAGAGTGTTTTTTGTCAGGATGATTTGAATAGCAGTAAACAATTAcattgagaaaaattttaaatagaaaaggaGTCTCACTATTTTCTTTGACTTAAAATAATGCCAGggattttgaaaatttatttatagaGTTTATCCCAAATTAGCCTAATCctctccccactttttttttttttggtaaaggtTTGGAAAATAGTGCTCTTTTACATATTTCTGTACTGATCAGAAAGAAAGCAGTTTTCTAAATTGGCTCTGATTAATCTTCTCTTTAAATTTGTGTATTTCTACAGCTACTACCTAAATTCACTGCTGTATAATACAGTAAATAAAGTTAAGgcttattttcttcctaaaaaaaaaatctccacaaATTTGTCAGCTAATGGAGAAgcagcattttttcttttaaaaactggtgACTCTTCTCATTTTGCACTCAGGGGAATTGGAATTAATGAAATTCTGCATTGCTATATCATGTTTTGCATTTGATTGAATTCCACAGTCCTTtttgtgtattaaaaatcagtttaaaatcaaagagaaacGGAGGTAGTGGTGGTATTACAATaaatacttttatgttttattttcttttgatagtTTGCCTGTATACAATAATCCTATTGCATGTGTcaatttttttataattagtaGGCTGCACAaactcaaaatttttatttaatataaaaaaatagtcCTGGAATCagttttttcttatgttttcgtATTCTTATGATTAAGTCATTGAATATGTTTTACgtgtataaactttaaaaatgaaaacactttaaatattGTGCTGGCATTTTTTCAGGTAATTTAAGGTTAGAGAACCATGTTAACACTACCGTTTGATGAGTCTGTTGTAATGCCAGAATCCCAGATGTGCAGAAAGTTTTCTAGAGAATGCGAGGACCAGAAGCAAATTAAGAAACCAGAAAGCTTTTCCAAACAGATTGTCCTTCGAGGAAAGAGCATCAAAagggcccctggagaagagactgagaaagaagaagaggaggaagacagagaagaggaagatGAAAACGGGTTGCCCAGAAGGAGGggtcttaggaaaaaaaagacgACCAAGCTCCGACTGGAGAGGGTCAAGTTCAGGAGACAGGAAGCTAACGCGCGGGAGAGGAACAGGATGCATGGCCTCAATGACGCCCTGGACAATTTGAGAAAAGTGGTTCCCTGCTATTCTAAAACCCAAAAACTGTCCAAAATAGAAACTTTACGACTGGCCAAAAACTACATCTGGGCACTTTCTGAAATTCTGAGAATCGGCAAGAGACCTGATCTGCTCACGTTCGTCCAAAACTTATGCAAAGGTCTTTCCCAGCCAACTACAAACTTGGTGGCAGGCTGCTTGCAGCTCAATGCCAGGAGTTTCCTGGTGGGTCAGGGCGGGGAGGCTGCACACCACACAAGGTCACCCTACTCTACCTTCTACCCACCCTACCACAGCCCTGAGCTCACCACTCCCCCAGGGCATGGAACTCTTGATAATTCCAAGTCCATGAAACCCTACAATTATTGCAGTGCGTATGAATCCTTCTATGAAAGCACTTCCCCTGAGTGTGCCAGCCCTCAGTTTGAAGGTCCCTTAAGTCCTCCCCCAATTAACTATAATGGGATATTTTCCCTGAAGCAAGAAGAAACCTTGGACTATGGCAAAAATTACAATTATGGCATGCATTACTGTGCAGTGCCACCCAGGGGTCCCCTTGGGCAGGGTGCCATGTTCAGGTTGCCCACCGACAGCCACTTCCCTTACGACTTACATCTGCGCAGCCAATCTCTCACCATGCAAGATGAATTAAATGCAGTTTTTCATAattaatgaggaaaatgaaaataaacagtgGTCATTCACCTCCCCCGTCTAATTAAGACAAAGCAGATGCTTGTGGGCTGAATAATTGGCACAACTCTATCTAAGGTGTTTACTAGTTTCTGGAGTGTGTTTCAACTATTGTGAGAATTTTCTATGTAATAATAAATCTCTTTTCCTATGAgaacttcttttcctttccttttgttctGTAAAGCACTGTGATTTTGTTTCTACTGGAaggatttatttttcatgttttattttcttttaaattcatttaatttgtttGAGCAAGGTGTCTAAGAATATACTGTTGAATAAAGACATGCACACAGCATAATTCAATGTCTACTTCAGTTGTACAGTAAGTAATTATGAAAATGCATGTTAttaaaatcaaatgaataaaatgtgtttataattattaggaatttatatattatgtatctctgaaaaatcaaacatttaaaaaattgagaataaCACTAAGCTGACAATGATATTGGAAGATGCATTTGAGGATGTACAACAGTATAAAAAGCtatgcaattttctttttattaagaatGAGTCTAAATGCATTGGATTGGTAACTATTCCTCTTCAAGGATTTGCAGATGGGGCAACGTGATATTTGGGTAGGTGGTGTCATAATTTGGAACAATTATTTCAATCCTAAACAAAAAATTTTCAGCACTTGTTTTGTATTGTTCAGAAATTATCTGTACAGGTTTGTTATCACAATGTATAATTGTGTTTTTCCACccacatttttaaagcaattaaataGATATTTCCACTCCTAAAGGACATCTATTAACTGTGATATTTTTGCATGATACTTATTATTTCCTGGTACACAGCTGCTTTCTGTCTCcaaccttccctcctccccatttcagaaatatttctggATTTCAAAATCAGACGAGATAAAACAAATTTCTTAAACAAAATGGCCAAAGTGCTTACATGATTGTTTTTTAAGTAACTTAAATGAAAGAAGAGGTGCCCATGAGGGTTAAACATCCTGGGGAAACAATGATAAATCCTGGTAACCTTCAGCTCGAGCCGAAATTTGGTGGCAAATTTCCAGCAAACACCAGAGTGGATGTTAAAACTGGAAGGTTTTCCTCTGTGCCTTTTAAATAAGTCTGGCCGATTAGAGGCTAAATTCTGTGTGAGTGTAAGTTTAAACCCTACTGGAAAAACGCAAAGCAGCTCGCCCTCTTAAGCACAACTAAGCCCcttccaaaataaaaaccaaggtGGCAGTGACCTCACTCCAGATGCTCCTGTACTCAGGTTGCCTCCCGAGAGCAAGATGGGGACAGCTGCGAAGGCTGGTGAGGCCACTAGAAATGGGTCCCGGGGTGGCAGGACCGCGCGGGGCTGGTTGGGCCGGGGCAGGGGTCCGCGGCCCACGGCTGCGCCCACGCTGCCCTCTTTTGTGCCCTGAAGGCCCGACGGCGCCTCGCGGGAGGCGCGGCGAGGAGTGAAGGCGGCTTTCCTTCACCTGCGGTCACCGGCGCGCAGGGACACGGGCTGCACTGCCCGGGTGCGGCCCGCAGTGGGCGCCCTCGGGCCTGGGGCCGCGGTTCTCGTACCGTGTGGCCGCGGAAGAGACTTCACCATCGTCGGGGGCGGGCCCGCCAGACCCTGCCCCGAACCGGGAGGAGGCGACCTCTTGGCGATCAGGCCCCGAAAGGTGGGAAAAGGGTTCCCCACTTCACCTGTGCAGCGGGGCACGCGCGGCGGCGACCGCtccagtttgcccaagttcggcTAAAGACCTGCTTCGTCCTGCCGCTCCACGGCTGGCGGGGTTTCTTGAGCCAAGTTCGAGAGACGCAGCTTCCCTGGTCTCCAAGCTCCCCTGCCTTAAACTCCCCGTCCCGCGGCGCGTATGGCCGCTGCGCTCCCACGGGCAGGGGTGCCAGTAGTCGCTGGCGCGGGACTGGACGGGTGATGAAAGCACTTGCCCCTTCAAACCCCTCGAAGGCAGGGGCAAAGGAGTCGGGAAAGGGGAAGCCGAGTGCCCCCTTAGGGACAGAGAGAAGTTTGCCTTAGGTAGAGAGCCAGCCGCCTGTCCCCTGTGTGTCGCGGACGCAGGAGTGACTGGCCGTTGCTTCCTCGCATCCTCGCACACCTGCCCTTCCCTGGGACTGTGTCCTGGGCTGCCTGGCCTCGTTAAGGTCCCCCAGACGCTGACTCTGATCATTGCTCACCGTGTCTGAGCAAAGAGCACGAAAGTGAGGAAGCATCTGAAACTAGAAGAATctgttgtgtttaatttttaaaacaggcaGTTCTGTTTAGCCTTTAGCGGAATAGGTGCGGTCTCTCCCCCTACCCTTGCTCTCTCCAAGGTGACCCGCCCTGCGCCTTCTCAGTGTCTGTTTGGTCCAGAAAACCTTTGAAAGCTGTATAGTGTTTCCACGGTCACAAACTCATGTTGGAAGTAGAGGCTGCAACAGGAGATGCGTTCTCTTGTCTCCCTTCTGGCAATGTGGGAAAGCTACGAAGAAAAGCAGCTGGCTGAATGTCTGGGGAAGAagcaaacattcagaaaaagcgTCTCATCTGAGAGCTTTCTTCGCATGAAATTCAAGAAGAGTGGGACTGTAGGCAAAGACCCCAGAGATAATGAAATTTCTTCCGTAATTGGGATGCACAAATCTGATGTGTGCTCTCTCCTTCAGTGGACTGGTGGAATCCAGGATACTGTGCTGTATGTGAGCAGGGTGTGTGGGACTGATTCCTGTGACTTAATCATCCTTCAGATTTCAGATGACTCCTGGAATCACCCAGTTGCCCCCTTTACACTCACCAAGGGCAGAGTATCAGTTCTCTTCCTTAATAGGGCTGTCTCTGTTCCCTGTTGACTGCAACCCCAAGAAATCATTTGATTTGTTCATTCATACACCAAATCACAGATTCAATGCCCTGCAGAATCCTTTTAAGTGATGCTTTTATGGTATCACTCCAGTGGAAGAGGAAATAGTAT
This DNA window, taken from Bos indicus isolate NIAB-ARS_2022 breed Sahiwal x Tharparkar chromosome 4, NIAB-ARS_B.indTharparkar_mat_pri_1.0, whole genome shotgun sequence, encodes the following:
- the NEUROD6 gene encoding neurogenic differentiation factor 6, producing the protein MLTLPFDESVVMPESQMCRKFSRECEDQKQIKKPESFSKQIVLRGKSIKRAPGEETEKEEEEEDREEEDENGLPRRRGLRKKKTTKLRLERVKFRRQEANARERNRMHGLNDALDNLRKVVPCYSKTQKLSKIETLRLAKNYIWALSEILRIGKRPDLLTFVQNLCKGLSQPTTNLVAGCLQLNARSFLVGQGGEAAHHTRSPYSTFYPPYHSPELTTPPGHGTLDNSKSMKPYNYCSAYESFYESTSPECASPQFEGPLSPPPINYNGIFSLKQEETLDYGKNYNYGMHYCAVPPRGPLGQGAMFRLPTDSHFPYDLHLRSQSLTMQDELNAVFHN